A section of the Methanosarcina mazei S-6 genome encodes:
- a CDS encoding ABC transporter permease — MSKFSGKTFIVARHEFLKTVRRKEFLFMTFVFPLLLAGIAIIPSLLVSTATVEDQRVGYIDMTGSFEFPESFISEGFSAGPLEAKPLTIELVRYEENSEAREALRSGRISSYIIVPENFLETGVIELYSSKKEMSVPGTELSAELSDIAIDSLLKDRVNESVLQRVKDPINLRLYNIGDNGESSEQGIAEILASFGLPFLTGFLLFFSIFTASGYLLRGVAEEKENRIMEVLLSSATPTELLTGKIIGLGAVGLLQIIVWLSVIVIGGGYALPVRVDPMILFLALIYFLLGFLFFASMMAGIGAITGSLQESQQVAGIFTFAAAFPLVFMQLILTNPDSPAAVFLSLFPFTSPVTMLSRIAASEVPFYQITASLFILFVSIHVVIIISSRLFRIYLLMYGKRPEVKEILKSIREAGR, encoded by the coding sequence GTGAGTAAGTTTTCCGGAAAAACCTTTATTGTTGCCAGGCACGAGTTTCTAAAAACTGTCAGGCGCAAAGAGTTTCTCTTCATGACCTTTGTTTTTCCTCTCCTCCTTGCCGGAATAGCAATCATTCCCTCCCTGCTTGTCAGTACAGCCACTGTCGAAGACCAGAGAGTAGGCTACATTGACATGACAGGTTCCTTCGAATTCCCGGAATCTTTTATCAGCGAAGGTTTCTCTGCAGGTCCTCTGGAAGCAAAACCCTTAACAATAGAGTTAGTAAGGTATGAAGAGAACTCCGAAGCAAGGGAAGCCCTGCGGTCAGGCCGAATTTCTTCCTATATTATAGTCCCTGAAAATTTCCTTGAGACCGGTGTGATTGAACTTTATTCCTCCAAAAAAGAAATGTCAGTTCCGGGGACTGAACTCTCGGCTGAGCTTTCGGATATAGCTATTGACTCTCTCCTGAAAGACAGAGTGAATGAGTCTGTGCTCCAGAGGGTCAAGGACCCCATCAACCTGAGGCTTTATAATATCGGGGACAACGGGGAGTCGTCAGAGCAGGGAATAGCTGAGATCCTGGCCAGCTTTGGCCTTCCTTTCCTTACCGGTTTTCTCCTTTTTTTCAGCATATTTACCGCGTCAGGCTATCTACTTCGCGGAGTTGCCGAAGAGAAGGAAAACAGGATTATGGAAGTTCTACTTTCTTCTGCTACCCCCACAGAACTTCTTACAGGAAAAATAATAGGGCTTGGCGCAGTCGGCCTTCTGCAGATTATTGTGTGGCTCTCTGTCATTGTTATCGGAGGCGGATATGCCCTCCCTGTAAGAGTGGATCCAATGATTCTTTTCCTTGCCCTTATCTATTTCCTGCTGGGCTTTCTCTTCTTTGCCAGCATGATGGCGGGAATCGGGGCAATAACAGGCTCTCTTCAGGAGAGCCAGCAGGTTGCAGGCATCTTCACATTTGCTGCTGCTTTCCCTCTAGTTTTCATGCAGCTCATACTTACAAATCCTGACAGCCCTGCTGCAGTTTTTCTCTCCCTTTTTCCATTTACATCTCCCGTAACTATGCTTTCCAGAATCGCGGCTTCAGAAGTGCCTTTCTACCAGATCACAGCCAGCCTTTTCATCCTTTTTGTTTCTATTCACGTGGTAATTATAATTTCGAGCCGTTTATTCAGGATTTATTTACTCATGTACGGAAAAAGACCCGAAGTAAAAGAAATCCTGAAGAGCATCCGGGAAGCCGGGAGATGA